A genomic window from Maylandia zebra isolate NMK-2024a linkage group LG20, Mzebra_GT3a, whole genome shotgun sequence includes:
- the LOC143414359 gene encoding uncharacterized protein LOC143414359 — MSLIIPSLIGLDKTLENCVTNYTHFCKALRTGLYTHFQPVIHQKDMILAAVLDPRIKLQPFSDDNQDEQNDFLTPPSKSEARSIVESTLENMEASTFLTVEAEKDQTGSGLEHDVKEESQTDGVMDTCAGSSDNNCPEISENDLKRKSIFNFLQLPAKTLKMSEFDVYLSEPLWESSTGNVLLDSRSSKASPRSCWRCPPHLEVLTVSV; from the exons ATGTCTCTCATCATACCGTCCCTCATTGGACTTGATAAAACCTTGGAGAATTGTGTCACCAACTACACCCACTTCTGCAAGGCCCTGCGCACAGGCCTCTACACACACTTCCAGCCAGTGATTCACCAGAAGGACATGATACTAGCTGCTGTGCTGGATCCTAGGATCAAACTGCAG CCGTTTTCTGATGACAACCAGGATGAACAGAATGATTTCCTAACACCTCCGTCAAAATCTGAGGCTCGCAGCATTGTTGAGTCCACATTAGAAAACATGGAAGCCTCAACATTTCTTACTGTTGAGGCAGAGAAAGATCAGACAGGCAGTGGGCTGGAGCACGATGTGAAAGAAGAAAGCCAGACAGATGGCGTGATGGACACTTGTGCTGGCAGCTCAGACAACAACTGTCCTGAAATCAGTGAAAACGACCTCAAGAGGAAGTCCATCTTCAACTTCCTTCAGCTGCCTGCAAAGACTCTAAAGATGTCAGAGTTCGACGTGTACCTGTCTGAACCGCTGTGGGAAAGCAGTACTGGAAATGTGCTTCTCGATTCCCGAAGCTCCAAGGCCTCGCCAAGAAGCTGCTGGCGGTGCCCGCCACATCTGGAGGTTTTGACCGTTTCAGTCTGA